One genomic region from Pyrobaculum islandicum DSM 4184 encodes:
- a CDS encoding radical SAM protein produces the protein MIDPEKLLALVEKYAVKTVDGVIYRRYKRFRADRWYGGIATADVVGCNLRCGMCWAWRNTSYVLTAGAWMSPYEVADKLRKIVKEKGFNQVRISGGEPLIAPKHLIKVIDELRDYVFIVETNGILIDKAVAKELAARPNAVVRVSIKGAAPWEFEKITWSPGVYFYRQIEAIQLLIESGMTPCQDVYPAAMLGFSTDESIRQLEKTLEEIDKRLSQCIDVEYVILYPHVVKLMEMRGLRPTHAVTPSGVPTFMI, from the coding sequence GTGATAGATCCGGAGAAATTGCTTGCGCTTGTGGAGAAGTATGCTGTGAAGACAGTAGATGGCGTTATATATAGGCGGTATAAACGGTTTAGAGCGGATAGATGGTATGGAGGTATTGCCACAGCAGACGTTGTCGGCTGTAACCTACGGTGTGGTATGTGTTGGGCGTGGAGAAACACTTCGTATGTACTTACGGCGGGGGCGTGGATGTCTCCATACGAAGTTGCAGACAAGCTTAGAAAAATTGTAAAAGAGAAGGGATTTAATCAAGTGAGGATCTCCGGCGGCGAGCCCCTTATTGCGCCTAAGCATTTAATTAAAGTAATAGACGAGCTGAGAGACTATGTATTTATCGTGGAGACAAACGGCATTCTCATAGACAAGGCGGTTGCGAAAGAGCTTGCGGCAAGGCCAAACGCAGTCGTTAGAGTTTCAATTAAGGGGGCCGCCCCTTGGGAATTTGAAAAAATTACTTGGTCGCCTGGAGTCTATTTCTACAGACAGATAGAGGCTATTCAACTTTTGATAGAAAGCGGCATGACGCCTTGTCAAGACGTATATCCCGCGGCGATGTTAGGATTTTCGACAGATGAAAGCATAAGACAGCTTGAGAAGACTCTAGAAGAGATAGACAAACGGCTGTCACAATGTATTGATGTAGAATATGTAATACTGTATCCTCATGTAGTTAAACTCATGGAGATGCGGGGACTTAGGCCAACTCACGCAGTGACCCCAAGTGGCGTGCCCACCTTTATGATATGA
- a CDS encoding 50S ribosomal protein L31e: MSEEKKVVLTREYIINLRRAYVVSRTKRAKYAVGLVRRFIARHLKVEPKAVKIGQRLNMAIWSRSIEKPPRKVHVVVEKYSDGVVKVELKE; this comes from the coding sequence GTGTCTGAGGAGAAGAAGGTCGTACTCACTAGGGAATATATAATTAACCTAAGGAGGGCGTATGTCGTTTCAAGAACTAAGAGGGCAAAGTATGCGGTTGGTTTAGTCAGAAGATTTATCGCCAGACATCTAAAGGTTGAGCCTAAGGCTGTGAAAATTGGACAGCGGTTAAATATGGCGATATGGTCGCGTAGCATTGAAAAGCCGCCTAGAAAAGTCCACGTGGTTGTTGAGAAATATAGTGATGGCGTAGTAAAGGTAGAACTAAAAGAATGA
- a CDS encoding translation initiation factor IF-6, translating into MTFDIAPVRIFGSPSVGVFIATNNTVTFLPPDAPEKIDDVVRNTLRTSIARFTVAKSPLLGIFLVLNDNGVLLSALALEEEVRLFKALGLNVGVVNSKYTAISNLILANNKVAVVSPLLEPEVRKIIVDTLGVEVIVDTIAGNPLVGSLAVANSRGVLVAPEATDEDLKKLSEYFKTRVDVGTVNKGRSFIRGGIVVNDNGALVGDETAGPELMRITQVLG; encoded by the coding sequence ATGACCTTTGATATAGCTCCCGTCAGAATATTTGGAAGCCCCTCTGTGGGGGTATTCATAGCTACAAACAACACGGTAACATTTCTACCGCCTGATGCGCCTGAAAAAATTGACGATGTAGTGCGGAACACTCTCCGCACATCTATCGCCAGATTTACAGTTGCCAAATCTCCTTTACTTGGCATTTTTCTTGTACTGAACGACAACGGCGTGTTACTTTCCGCATTAGCACTAGAGGAAGAGGTAAGACTTTTTAAAGCCCTTGGGTTGAATGTGGGTGTTGTAAATAGCAAGTACACAGCCATCTCTAACCTCATATTGGCGAACAATAAAGTGGCTGTCGTCTCGCCACTCTTAGAGCCTGAGGTACGGAAGATAATTGTAGACACCCTAGGCGTAGAGGTAATTGTAGACACAATAGCTGGCAACCCGCTTGTCGGCTCACTCGCAGTAGCTAACTCAAGAGGCGTCTTAGTGGCGCCTGAGGCTACAGACGAAGACTTGAAAAAACTTTCGGAGTACTTCAAGACGAGAGTTGACGTAGGCACGGTTAATAAGGGGAGAAGCTTTATTAGAGGCGGCATTGTGGTTAATGACAACGGGGCGCTTGTCGGCGACGAAACAGCAGGCCCTGAGTTAATGAGAATAACTCAGGTCCTGGGGTAA
- the rpl18a gene encoding 50S ribosomal protein L18Ae: MPKIYRIVGETTTGMKFKIEVTAEKPYDAIEKVYSLIGSRHKLSRVQIKIREVTAVQPEEARSDSVKMLMAIDRVIKY, from the coding sequence ATGCCTAAGATTTACCGCATAGTTGGCGAAACTACCACAGGTATGAAGTTTAAAATAGAGGTAACGGCCGAGAAGCCTTACGACGCAATTGAAAAGGTGTATTCTCTCATCGGCAGTAGACACAAGCTTTCGAGAGTACAGATAAAGATAAGAGAAGTTACAGCAGTACAGCCAGAAGAAGCTCGTTCAGACAGTGTAAAGATGCTAATGGCGATAGACCGAGTTATCAAGTATTAA
- the pfdA gene encoding prefoldin subunit alpha: protein MSRQDVQRLLEEYQVINELLATLQAQHTTVSELLEELTTALDGVRLLKTEGGERLVHIGAGLFVLGTFNAREVLTPLGAGYHAFLDLENAERILKERIDEYSKVKTSLEENIEKLIERAAQIRQVLERLGIK, encoded by the coding sequence ATGTCTCGACAAGATGTCCAGAGACTTCTTGAGGAATATCAAGTCATTAATGAACTCTTAGCTACACTTCAAGCTCAACATACCACAGTATCTGAGCTTCTTGAGGAGCTTACTACTGCACTAGATGGCGTAAGGCTGTTGAAAACGGAAGGCGGAGAGAGACTTGTTCATATAGGAGCCGGTCTTTTTGTATTGGGCACATTTAACGCAAGAGAAGTTCTCACTCCTCTTGGCGCCGGCTATCATGCCTTTTTAGATCTAGAAAATGCCGAAAGAATTCTAAAAGAGAGGATAGACGAGTACTCTAAGGTAAAGACCTCTCTTGAAGAAAATATAGAGAAGCTTATAGAAAGAGCGGCCCAAATTCGCCAGGTTCTAGAGAGGCTAGGTATTAAGTAA